Sequence from the Rutidosis leptorrhynchoides isolate AG116_Rl617_1_P2 chromosome 3, CSIRO_AGI_Rlap_v1, whole genome shotgun sequence genome:
acctataacaatatatacatatgtatcaaagtaagttcaaaatatatttacaatacttttaatacattttgatgttttaagtttattaagtcagctgtcctcgttagtaacctacaactagttgtccacagttagatgtacagaaataaatcgataaatattatcttgaatcaatccacgacccagtttatatgtatctcagtattgatcacaactcaaactatatatatattttggaatcaacctcaaccctgtatagctaactccaacattcacatatagagtgtctatggttgttccgcaatatatatatagatgggtcgacatgataggtcgaaacattgtatacgtgtctatggtatctcaagattacataatatacaatataagttgattaggttatggttggaatagatttattactaactttcacgtaggtaaaatgagtagtttttatcaatcttgttttactcgccatttcttcgtttttaatccgttttgagtgattctagtggccacggtttcgtattgaacttaactttatgaatctaaattgaaaaagtataagtttatagtcaaaaatacaagttacaagtcatttttgaaagaggtagtcattttcgtcgaaagaacatcttgatgaccattttgaaaaacatactttcactttgagtttaaccatgattttaggatatagtttcatgttcataagaaaaatcatttttccagaagtatagcttttaaatcaaagttcttcttagcttttaattatcccaaccaaaacagcccccggttttactacgacggcgtatatccaattttgtggtgtttatcgtgtttccgggttttaaatcattaggttagcatatcatatagatatataacatgtgtttagttgattttaaaagtctatttagaaggattaactttatttgcgaacaagtttagaattaactaaactatgttctagtgattacaagtttataacattgaataagacagctttttatgtatgaatcgaatgatgttatgaacatcattactacctcaagttccttggataaacctactggaaattataaaaatggatctagcttcaaaggatccttggatggcttgaaagttcttgaagcagaatcatgacacgaaaacaatttcaagtaagatttctactcgaaataagattgttatagttatagaaattgaattaaagtttgaatatgattattaccttgtattagaaagataacctactgtaagtaacaaaggtttcttgatcttggatgattacttggaatggatttagaaaacttggaagtaaacttacaatcttggaagtattcttgattttatgaaactagaactttcgaaatttatgaagaacacttagaacttgaagatagaacttgagagagatcaattagatgaagaaaattgaagaatgaaagtgtttgtaggtatttttggtcgttggtgtatggattagatataaaggatatgtaattttgttttcatgtaaataagtcatgaatgattactcatatttttgtaattttataagatatttcatgctagtttccaaatgatggttcccacatgtgttaggtgactcacatgggctgctaagagctgatcattggagtgtatataccaatagtacatacatctaaaagctgtgtattgtacgagtacgaatacgggtgcatacgagtagaattgttgatgaaactgaacgaggatgtaattgtaagaatttttgttaagtagaagtatttcgataagtgtcttgaagtctttcaaaagtgtatgaatacatattaaaacaatacatgtatatacattttaactgagtcgttaagtcatcgttagtcgttacatgtaagtgttgttttgaaacctttaggttaacgatcttgttaagtgttgttaacccaatgtttataatatcaaatgagattttaaattattatattatcatgatattatgatgtataaatatctcttaatatgatatatatgcattaaatgtcgttacaacgataatcgttacatatatgtctcgtttcaaaatcattaagttagtagtcttgtttttacatatgtagtttattgttaatatacttaatgatatgtttacttatcataatatcatgttaactatatatatatccatatatatgtcatcatatagtttttacaagttttaacgttcgtgaatcaccggtcaacttgggtggtcaattgtctatatgaaacctatttcaattaatcaagtcttaacaagtttgattgcttaacatattggaaacacttaatcatgtaaataacaatttcatttaatatatatataaacatagaaaagttcgggtcactacacattcaaactttattacttttgaaacaatgtatttgtaacgacctatgggtcacgtactattattgcttgctcttcttagaagcatacttttggttgttaaacatttgacgttggttaaaacgtcacctttattcatgaatgccaacttattttgaaacagcatatagtgtttgaccttgtaatgatcctgttgttgatgaatcgtacacgatggttttgtacggggcatcacaatttaCATATTGATGGATTGATCTATTTAGGATGTGCAAAGACGAGATTTTTATGTGTTTCAATTGTTCAACTTAATTGTTAGTGTTAAATAGATCGATGTACCTAGTCAATATGACGATGTAAGGTATGAATAAAAAATGAGTCAATCAGATCATTAGATATATTCTCCTATATTTTAAAGATGAAACTATTGGTTATTGATCATTTTATTTAATACTTCTCTATATACTAATTCTTCAACGCCGGTTCGTCATTTTTATAGAACCTATCATTTTCTACTGTTTATCTTGGTTAAGAATGTAATGTTGGAGTACGAATCGAGTTAAACAAGAACATGTTGCTGGGCTGATGTAAACTCGCGATCGGGAAAGCCAGACTCGCGATCGCGAGCCTAATACACTTGCAAACCGGAGCTTGAATATTGCGACTAGAGTTTGGCCTTGAACTGTGATTCGCGATCGCGAATGGTATGAAAGCAGGGACTCGCGATAGCGAGTATACCCCTGGGCTGCCATAAAATTCTAGAAATAGGAAACTTGCGCGTTAAGTTGTTTCCGTGTTTGTTTTCTCCTATAAATACCCCATATGTAACCTGTAAATTTGGACCACGAATATTATCAATAAGAATACTCTTTATTTGgtcgaggattaaagtaatcatctTTGATTACACATAACCTCTTTATATTCTCATGTTTTTTATCGTTCTTTCTAGTTTTCTTCGTGTTCATCAcatattttcgtttattgtaagtgggtttgatAACTTGGGGTTAGCAAGTCTTGTTAGGGATCACCTAGGCAATCCTAGAAAGTGGTATCAGATCTTAAGCTCAGGTTTTTGCGGGAACGATGACggaaaagagtgatgtgaagatCGATCAGTTTGATGGCGCCGATTTTattttttggaagatgcaaattgaagatctaATCTATCACAAGAAGCATTACCAACTGTTAACTGGTATTAAATCGGAAGAGATGGCTCACGGCGAGTGGGAGTTGTTGGATAGGCAATCCCTAAGAGTTGTTCGACTTTCTCTGGTCAAGAACGTTGCTTACAACATCGTGGATGAAACCACAACGGCGGAATTACTTAcggctttatctaacatgtatgaaaatcCATTCGCTTTGAACAAGGTTTTCTTGATAAGGCAATTGGTAAATGCTAAAATGAAGGGGGTTCTTCGTTGGCGGATCATATGAACGAATTTAATTTAATTCCGGCCCATTTGAAATCGGTTGATAATAAATTCGATGATGAGCTACAAGCGTGTTTTGCTATGTTCACTACCCCATAGTTGGGCCGGTACGGTAACGACGGCCAgtggttcatccggaactactaaACTCACTTTTGGAGGAATTCATGATTTGATTCTTAGCGGAGGTATTTGAAGGAAAGATTCGAATGGGAGTTCGGGTTCGGTTCTAAGTATTAGTCGGGGAAGATCTAGGTTAAGGAGTTCATCAAGGAGCAAGAATGTGATGTGTTGGAATTGTCAATAAGTTGGTCACTACAAATCAAGGTGCCCGAGTTTAAAGTCGGGTGGGAGCGCAACGAATATGGTGATCGAATATGCGTTGATGTTCCAAGAAGAGGTTCTTGACCAATCTTTAGTTTTAGATTCGAGTGCCTCGTATCATGCTACCCCATACGTGAACGAGATGTTGAGTTTCAAGAGTTATTCTGATAAAGTCCGAGTTGCGGATGGGAAGACACTTGATTTCTCGGGTGTGAGTGGCCCAGTTGTTAGACACTTGAATTATGCATGGATCTTAAGGAATGTGAGATTCATCTCAAAGCTCAAGAGTAGGTTGATCTCGGTTGGGCAATTGAATAATGAAAGGTGTCATGTTCTATTTGGAGATCAAAGATGAATGGTGTTTAAAGGAGGTCTTGTGGTTGCTTGCGGGTACAAGAAaggaaccatgtatatggttgcAGAGTTGCTAGGTGATTTTTTGGGTGTTAAAAGTCCTAGCGTGCTAATGCCTTCTGTTATTGTTGAGAGGTCTTTTTGGAGAGGGAGCTCAAAAGAAGTTGAAGCTAGTAGAAATTTGGGTCGAATTGGGTGCACTAGAGCTTTTCTCACTTCGGGTATATCTTCTCCAATGGCAACTTTGTTGCGATCGGTCGaggaagatgaacaagagatttTCCTGATAGTCACTATCAAAGATACATCCATACAGTTGGAGTTGGCTTGGGATGGAAAATTAGGTTTGTCAAAAGACGTGTGCACGCATGTGGTTGGTGTTTCAATGGTAAAAGCTAAGGCGGTTATGTGAAAGATCAAGGGTGTGATTGCGTTCTCACGCGGCTACCTTGATGGGGTTATCCACATGTTTGTTATACCAGTGGGTTTGTTCTTTATTGGAAAGATAAATCGGGTGGATGGAGTTTTGTACGGGTGAATCGCTTGGGCAATGAGGTTAATTGGGTCGGGTCGGACTCAAACGACCCATTATCTCCAAACCTATGGAGGTGGGTGCCATAGCCAGATAGTAGTTCTTGTTTCCCAAGCTAGTAACAAAAGGAACGAATTATAACTCAACTATATTTTTTTGGTGttgaaagacttcacttgctcgaaGGTCATCGGGTGATGTGCGGTGTGACTCGAGTGCAAATCCGACGGTATCAAAAGGATGTGTAATTAGTGGGTCGGGTCGTTGTTGTGGGATGATGATAAGTCATGTTAAATATGGATGTTGTTTAACgtctcttcgagtgggagattATTGGAGTGCGAATCAAGTTAAACAATAACATGTTCCTGGGATGTTGTAAACTCGCGATCGCAATCCTAATACACTCGCTAACTGGAGCTTGAATATTGCGACTGGATTTTGGCCTCAAAATGTGATTCGCGATCGCGAATGGTGTGGAAGTAGGGACTCGCAATCGCGAGTATGCCCCTGGCGGCAAGAAAATTCTAGAAATAGGAAACTTGCTCATTAAGTAGTTTCCGTGTTCGTTTTCTATAAATACCCATATGTAACATGTAAATTTGGATCAAGAATTTTATCAATAAGAATACTCTTTGGTtggccgaggattaaagtaatcatctATGATTACATATAATCTCGTTATACTCTCGTGTTTTTGTCGTTCTTGCTAGTTTTCTTCGAGTTCATCAcatattttcgtttattgtaagtgaGTTTGATAATTGgagttatcaagtcttgttaggggTCACCTAGTCGTTCCTAACATGTAATTTCACCGGATTTTACATATCTTAGTACATATTGTTTgaaatttattttaaaattcacTTTTAGTCAGCCTAAAAActataatttattttcatttaacgCTTAAATGCTTATTGTTCTTTGACATACGCTTTCATGGTGGTTAGAAAACTGGTCTACATATTAAATGCACAAGGTCAAGTATATCATTCTATATATAGAAAAATCAGTCTTTGTCCTTTGAATGAGTCcttctatatctatatatagataaaTCATAAGTCAATAGAAGTACTACCAGTATTTTTATAGGTTCAAAATTTAAGAATCTATATACCATCTTATAAAGCAAAGGAATAATATGTCTGACGTGTCAGACTGTTAATTATTCTGACAACGTAACTGATGACCTGTTAAATGGAGATTAAATCAATTTTAACTCTAGTTAATTACAAGAAAATGACATGTTTGCCTATGGAATGAAGGATTAGAAACTCAACCCGTCGTATTCAGTTTTAGGGTCTGCAATCCATTCTTATTTAGGGTTCTTCCAATGACACTACCATTCTTACTTACTCTCCTTCCATTCAAAGTCAAATTTTCTTCTTCTGTTCAAAATCATCGTTCGATGACCGTCTACCTATCTTTCAAATTCTTCTCAGTTTATCTATACCAAAATCGACGAAGCATCGAGTAATCGTTTTTTATCATCACCGATTTGCACGTATTTTGCCTAATATAAAAATTTAATTCCTATTattttatatcatcatcatcaattaactGGAGCTTTTCGTTGTAGGTGAGATTAGGATTTTGAAATTCATATATCGCGATTTACAACCTGTTTGTCAACGAATAATCAACCTTCAGTTTTGATTCCGCAACGTTTTAAACTTTGTTGATTCTTATTATGTTCAAATAGGGATTAGGAATAAGGATGATCAAGTTAGATCGATTATTCATATGTGATCGAATATTCAACTATTCTCGATTATTTGATTATAAGTATTCAAAAGTTTGTATTTAACAGTTAAAATTTGATTTTTTATTGATCGTTAAAAGAAAGTCTATACATTGGAATCACAGATTAAACGATCCTAATAAAATTTAATCGTCAATTTTGATTGAAAATTTATTTGTTCTATAGTTGTTGGATGTACGATTTTCGCGGAGAGGGACATGTGGTGTTAATGCAAATGAGGTGATTTTGAGTTTTCAACAGTTTTATTACCACTTTTTGATATATTTGTTGTAAATCTATGAAATCATCGTACTTATTTAGTCTAGAAATGCTTAAATCACTTGGTCAGTAACTATCGATCTGGGATTGCATGCAACAATCAAGAAGTAGTAAGTAGTAGTAAATGCTTGATGAAGTGAGGTTGACTTTGAGAATGAAAAGTTGATTATAAGTACACATTAATGTTAACATTTGAGAATTATATTGTATAAAACATAACTAGAAGTTAAAAATTAAAGGAAATttcatctatctacatctacatattCAATATATCAAAACACCAATCTCCAACAATCGACGCCACGACATCTGCCGATTTTTTTATCGTCTCAGAAAAGTCAATTACCCTTGCCTATGTAATGTCAGCCGTTTTATCAATTAAACGTAATGGCAAAGAGGCCGATGAGCGTGTTCTCGAAATTAAGTTAATATCTAAATAGTTAAAGAGTGTATtaagtactccctccgtcccaagtcTATCATCTTCAATCAAAAAACACACTGTTTAACATGTACTTTTTTGTTAACTTTCCGATCTTATCCCTTACTTTTTACCTATCTTTTTGTCCTACATGAATAAAGTAGAGGCACGAGATATTTCTATCAcattattcttttctatttatggaaaCGAACAATTAATTTGTGGCATCCCAAACTGAAATAACGGATAATAgaaatgggacggagggagtaaattATTGTGAAGGGTAAATCATTTTTTTTCCCGAAAAGTATAACATCTGACTCCAAGTCAATGTAGATCATGGTTTTAAATGATCTTAGAGGATTAGTTAGTATTTCCTTAATACATATCCTGAATAGAAATATCCAAATAATACTCGTAGTTATTTTTCTAATAAATTTCTAAATTTAATACTCGTATTCTTTTCTTGAACAATAGTACGGTTTTTATTATTCGTTTCGAGAAAAAATAATGTTCAATTTCTTGAGTAATTAACATTTACTTGTTGTGCATTAGTAAGTACCAACAATAGCCATCGATACAACAATTGTCAATAACAAACTTTTacttttcataaatatatatacaaacaatttTTTACGTTGCATTATGGCCCTAAACAAACTTAAATGAACAAATGACAAGACATGTAACTGGTGGTCCTGCATCATAATTCCCACCGATAACAACACGTTGGAAACTTTCAAAGATGACAAATAGAATTTTTTTGTATTGTATCACGCTTAGCTATCAAGACGATAATTTCTTACTTTTTTATTGGCTGATAGTATTTGTTGCCGAAAAAATGTAAGCCAAGAGAAGTTCATTCCAAATATCAGGAACTCCAGGAAGACACCAATGTGTACAATCAGAAGTACGTGCAGGGTTCTTTATTTGCTCGTCCGTTAAGGGACGCCATAATCTTCTATGAAGAGTTGGGTGCCCATCTTTTCGTTGTTGTGTTAGTTGTGTTATATTTACCAGCTGAACATTCACCCCTTTCGCTTTCAATTTTCCCAGTGTTGACTCCAATATTCTTAGCATTTTCGGATCAGTTCCGCTTTCCCAATAATTTTCGTCCTTAACTGGCTCTTTCTCTTTATAACATGTTCCAAGGTGCTTTCCGCCCCAATCTTCAGCCCTACAAAATGAAGAAATAGGTTCATACTATCAGGATGTCATCCTCTTATAAACGCACAAAGACATATATAGTTTAGTGGTTAAAGTTTGACTTTTTTAGAAAAAGTTTCAGGTTCTAATATTCACTAGGATTACATTTTGCGGTGAATGGATAAAAGGGTCGAAAACGATCATGAGATAGTAGAGTTAGGCCGCATACATCTTAGTAAAAATAACTCATTTTTGGGAAGGCTTAACATAGAAAACCTTATCCCCATACCCATTTACATTTTAACcttataattatcataattatttaaaCTTCGTACCTATAAGTGTATACATTATTAATACGTACATATAAGTGATAGTCGACAATAATACCATGAATAATGGTGACCGTGACTTGCagccaaggttgaaaaagacgcgagacggggccgaaacggtagcgacctcaaaatgtcgcaacgaaaaaaacggggccgagacggggtcgaaacggatgttgactaatgttgacttatatatatataaatatatatttacacatattttagagctaaaaaaccttcgttgacaagtttgtacctataattgctattagcgttaatataatacaaaatagaatactaaactaagtcaattttgattgatttgactttTGATTGATTGATGAGAATGATGTTTGAACCTGAgctatcatcattttatttattaattttttattattattaattaattctcATGCATTTAAAAGTGTATAATTTTTTATATACATATCATAAAGTCATAATTGAGTGTGTAACTATATTGATAAATTAGTTAAGAGTGTCTAGCTAGACGAAAATGAACCAGCTGACAGAAAATTTTTGTCATTTCGTACTTTGAATGAGTAGCGGTAACGCCCATGAAAAACATCTTGGTCCTATCACGGTTGATATTGGCATGAACCCATTGGGACCACGTGTTTAGAGCCATCTTGTAGGCACGTACGTTATCCACCATATCATATACTTGATTATCACCACCCAACAATGATCCAGGACTCTTCCTGATGAGTGAACAGAAAGAAACCTAATCAGGACCGAGTAACACATTAAATGCTTCTTAAATAATTGAGTATTAATCTTTAAACAATAAAAACTTAACTATATGATAGGTTGATATAATATAATATTGTGCGGTGTTTCTTACACCACTAACTTTTTATCATAtactatcaaaatattatttacacTATTTTATTTTACTCTTTACCAACTTAAAAATAGATCACACAGTTTTACTTGCCCTTGATGACAAAATAGTTTCAAAAGTATTTTAAAGCTATATGACAAAAAAaagttgttttttattttttttcggagAAAAAACAGAAAACTTCATAAAAACATGGGAACTTCAACAAAAATTGAAGCCCAAATAACGTACAACCAAAATCAACCGAGCTTAAAACAAAACTACAAACCAACCAAGCTCGAACCTAACTTACACAGTTAGGTTGTTGATGTTATTAACACCTTAAAATATCAAACAAAACACGTGATTTTTTTAAAGGTCTTAATTAGTATCCAAACTTACAAGAGCTTTACTTGGGGTAATCTCCACCAAAGATAAGAATTAAAGATAAGTATATCTGCATCAACCCAATGCCTAGCATGTTTCTCAATGGACTTTACTCGAATTGTTCGATGATCAAGTCGATGGTTAGATGGATCGTCCCCATTAGATTCTACCAACATAGGAGCCCAATAGTAGTCAATCGATATATTGTAGTCCTGAAATGTTTCACCAGTTTATTTTGTACGTGATTTAATGATGGAGTACTAATTAAGTACGGAGTATATATTGTATATAGAGCAAAATGTAACGTATTAATACTTACATTAGACCTAAAGGTATACAAGGTCTTATTTAGACCTACACCAAGCTTCTTCTCTCCTGGAATTGATGTATGGAGTAGGCACATCATTGAATCCCATTGGTTCCTATTTACCGAATCACCTACAAACAATAACCTTTTATTCGTAAGTTTCTCTAGCATCATCTTGCCATCAAACCTATTCATCGACACacaaataatacatatatattagCACAAATAAAGATGGTAGGTCGTAATATATTAGTATATCAACAAAAATACTTAATCCCACTTGTACAAGGTATGAATAAGGTTAGATGTAAGCAGTCATTTCTCTATGTTTAGGGTAAAGAGAGCCATTTCTCTACTTTATGAAGTATAATTTACCGGAAGGTACTATAAAGAAACTGCTTTTGAAAGGACATCCGACCA
This genomic interval carries:
- the LOC139899518 gene encoding protein trichome birefringence-like 34, which gives rise to MGKKHSSSMGSWDMKTMFHCSIIMFFLGGIATFYFYRNNVQEAVVSHDLKVVTLTTTTTITTTNALSDTSNTNEDTQVQETYTNTIEDTQIKKSDPSPNTNEDTQIQKSDTDTQPLNHERSLKIAMPSLTETCDLFSGHWVYDNKSHYPLYKENECSYLHGDLACQTYGRKDSKYQKWRWQPHDCDFPRFDGKMMLEKLTNKRLLFVGDSVNRNQWDSMMCLLHTSIPGEKKLGVGLNKTLYTFRSNDYNISIDYYWAPMLVESNGDDPSNHRLDHRTIRVKSIEKHARHWVDADILIFNSYLWWRLPQVKLLKSPGSLLGGDNQVYDMVDNVRAYKMALNTWSQWVHANINRDRTKMFFMGVTATHSKAEDWGGKHLGTCYKEKEPVKDENYWESGTDPKMLRILESTLGKLKAKGVNVQLVNITQLTQQRKDGHPTLHRRLWRPLTDEQIKNPARTSDCTHWCLPGVPDIWNELLLAYIFSATNTISQ